The proteins below are encoded in one region of Clostridium pasteurianum DSM 525 = ATCC 6013:
- a CDS encoding PTS sugar transporter subunit IIB gives MKRVLVACGNGIATSTVVATKIREACEDQGVDIGVTQCKLLEVASKVSDYDLLVTTGKFEGEDVNVPVIGAMSLLTGFGEEETIEEIVNALK, from the coding sequence ATGAAAAGAGTATTAGTAGCATGTGGAAATGGAATAGCAACATCAACAGTGGTGGCAACTAAAATAAGAGAGGCTTGTGAAGATCAGGGTGTGGATATAGGGGTAACTCAATGTAAATTATTAGAAGTAGCCTCAAAGGTTTCAGACTATGATCTTTTAGTTACTACAGGAAAATTTGAGGGAGAAGATGTAAACGTTCCAGTTATAGGTGCCATGTCATTATTAACAGGCTTTGGAGAAGAGGAAACTATTGAAGAAATTGTGAATGCACTAAAATAA
- a CDS encoding PTS galactitol transporter subunit IIC, with the protein MGFAGIKLVINLLASNLGPAAQDMVKNFGIKLDALDVDWGAIAAVTWSSPIIAILIFVILLSNIVLLILKKTNTLDVDIWNYHHMAIVGIMTYFVTKNVALGVAATISMAVITFKMSDWTEHLVKDYFGLPGVSLPTVSALSSLVVAVPLNMLLDRIPGINKINFDIKDAKKYLGFFGEPMIMGLILGGVIGALAKYDITKVLGIAVNMAAVMVLIPKMTSLFMEGLMPISEAAKKFTKTKFKGRKFLIGLDAAVVVGNTEVITTSLIVIPLTIALAVVLPGNRVLPFADLAVVPFRVALVVALTRGNFIKNIIMGLACTGAILLAGTKTAPVMTELAKSTGIDLSMAGGALISSFAATSLTVSFIVFEVFTGNIMITVPIFIASFMAIWFYIEVIKKRKKGEKVETSEEKSPVLQ; encoded by the coding sequence ATAGGTTTTGCTGGAATCAAACTTGTAATAAATCTTCTTGCATCAAATCTTGGACCAGCGGCCCAGGATATGGTAAAGAATTTTGGAATAAAGCTCGATGCCTTGGATGTGGACTGGGGTGCTATAGCAGCAGTAACCTGGTCTTCTCCTATAATTGCTATTTTGATATTTGTAATACTGCTTAGCAATATAGTTCTACTGATTCTTAAAAAGACCAATACATTAGATGTAGATATATGGAATTATCATCATATGGCTATAGTTGGAATAATGACTTACTTTGTTACAAAAAATGTTGCACTGGGGGTAGCTGCAACTATATCTATGGCAGTTATCACTTTTAAGATGTCAGATTGGACGGAACATCTTGTAAAGGATTACTTTGGGCTGCCTGGAGTATCTCTACCAACCGTATCAGCATTATCTTCATTAGTAGTGGCAGTACCTCTTAATATGCTTTTAGACAGAATCCCGGGAATCAATAAAATCAATTTTGATATAAAAGATGCTAAAAAATATCTTGGTTTCTTCGGTGAACCAATGATAATGGGGCTTATCCTTGGTGGAGTTATAGGTGCTCTTGCAAAATATGATATAACTAAAGTTCTTGGTATAGCTGTTAACATGGCTGCAGTAATGGTACTTATACCTAAGATGACTTCTCTATTTATGGAAGGATTGATGCCAATTTCAGAGGCAGCAAAGAAATTTACTAAGACTAAATTCAAGGGAAGAAAGTTCCTTATAGGTTTGGATGCAGCAGTTGTTGTGGGAAATACAGAAGTTATAACTACTTCTCTTATAGTAATACCACTTACTATAGCATTAGCAGTAGTTTTACCGGGAAACAGAGTACTTCCCTTTGCGGATTTGGCAGTTGTTCCCTTTAGGGTAGCTTTGGTAGTAGCACTTACAAGAGGTAATTTTATAAAAAATATTATTATGGGTCTTGCATGTACCGGAGCAATACTTTTGGCAGGAACTAAGACAGCTCCAGTAATGACAGAATTGGCAAAATCTACTGGTATAGATTTATCCATGGCAGGAGGGGCACTTATATCTTCCTTTGCAGCAACAAGTTTAACTGTTAGCTTTATAGTGTTTGAAGTGTTCACAGGAAATATAATGATAACGGTACCTATTTTTATTGCATCCTTTATGGCTATATGGTTCTATATTGAGGTAATCAAAAAAAGGAAGAAGGGTGAGAAAGTAGAAACCAGTGAAGAAAAAAGTCCTGTTTTACAGTAG